From Ignavibacterium sp.:
TTGTATTTAATGCTTCAAATCTTGCTTCAGGAATGTATGTTTACACAATTACTGCTGGTAACTTTACAGCAACCAAAAAGATGATGTTATTGAAGTAATTCAAGTGTTGAAAATAATGTTCTTTTAACTAAAGCGGGTGGCACATTCCTATAAATAGGTTTGACCATCCGCTTTTTGATTTATTAAACTTAGATTTTTACTATTACCTTAACTAATAACAATATATGGTGGAGAAGAGATGAAACGAATTTTTACCGTACTAATAGGTACGCTCCTTCTCAGCTTTTCACTTTATGCACAATCCGGCGTTGGAAAGCTAAGCGGTAAAGTCATTGACGCTGATACAAAAGAACCGCTTGTTGGAGCAAACATTGTTATATTAAATACAGACTGGGGTGCCGCGACTAATGTCGAGGGAGAATATTTTGTTCTTAACATTCCTCCCGGAAACTACGATGTTCGATTCAGTTATGTTGGTTATGCACCTAAAACAGTTCAAAATGTTCGAATTGTTGCAGGCGTAACTTATGAACTTAATGTTGAATTGAGCACAGATTTTACATTACCTGAAATTGTAATTCAGGACAAAAAGTTTTTTGAAGAAAAAGCTACTAACACTAAAAAAGTTATAGACTCAGAACAGATTAATCGCTTACCTGTAAAAGGTGTAGAGAAGTTAGCATCACTTCAATCTGGTGTGGTTATGTCAGAAGGAAGTGGTGGTTCTGATGGAAATGCTACCATAAATGTTAGAGGCGGTCGTGGTGGCGAAGTATTATATATAGTTGATGGAATACCTCAGAATGATGTATTTACTGGCTCTAACTATTCGCAGGTGTCAAACGCGGCCATTGAACAGATAGCATTTGAAATTGGTGGCTATGAAGCGAAATATGGACAAGCACAGTCTGGTATCGTTAATGTTACCACTAAAACAGGTTCAGCTAACTATTCTTTGTATGCAGATGTATTGACATCATCCTATACGGATAATTATGGATATAACCTTTATACAGGAACTATTGGTGGTCCGATTATACCAGGCAATCCTAAACAGACATTCTTCCTTTCTTTTGAAAGAGGATGGTTTAAAGACTCAGATCCAAGAGCAATCAATTATGAATTCCCTTCAATAGGAAAATCTTATGACTTTATTCCCGAGAATGATGCTGGTGTTTATAGAATTACCGCTAGAACCAGTCACGGTTTCGGTGATTGGACAGCACGTTTAGGAGCTAATATAAATACAAGAGATTATAGAGGTGTGGTTCAGTCTTATATGAAAAATAATGCTGAACATAATACAAGAAATAAAGAAATGAACCAGTCATATACCCTTAGATTATCTCAAAATGTCAGTTCAAATTCGTTCTGGAATTTAACGGCTGGTTATAAATTCTTTAAACAGGAGTCCGGCGATGGTCTATGGTTTGACGATATAGAAGCTTATGGTGATAGTGCTAAAAATGCACAAAAATTTGGAATAATTCTTCCAGCAAACGGCCAGAGAATTCAATTTGATGAAAATGGTATTTTTGCAAGGAATGGTCGAATGTGGAATAATTATTCTAAGTATCAATCAAATACTATAAGTGGTGATTTTGACTTTACCTCACAAATTGAAAATCATTTGATTGAAGTTGGGTTCGGAGCAAATTATCATACTATCAGAAATTATTCAATCGCACCTATTGGTTTAGCATTACCAAGTCTCCAAAGTTTAACACCAGAAGAAAGATATAAAACTTTAACACCTTCTGTTATTGGTTTTGATATTTTTGGTAAGGAAGAAACATCGGAAGATAATGCAGAGCTCACAAAATTTGCTCCAAGAAATCCACTTCTTGCTTATGGCTACATTCAGGATAGATTCGAATTAGAGGATCTTGTATTAAATGTAGGTGTAAGATTTGACTACTTTGATACTAAAGCAGATATATTAAAGAATCCTGAACTGCCTTATGCTGCCGGTAATCCTCAGGAATTTGATGCAGCAGATTTTGTTAAAAAGAAAGCTGAATTTAAAGTTAGTCCAAGAATCGGTCTTGGATTCCCGGTTACTGCTACAACAGTTTTCCATGCTCAATATGGAAAGTTTATACAGCAACCTTCGCTCAATCAACTTTATGCTGCTAGATTTGATTATGATTTCTTATTGAGTGATGCTCAGGCAACATTTCTTAACGGTCAGGTAAACAGTGAAGAAACAACTCAGTATGAAGTTGGTTTCAGACAAGTTTTAGGAAATGTTGCTGCACTTAATATTACAGCATTTTATAAGAATACCAGAGGATTAATAAATCAACAGGTTGTATTCTTTTCAAGAACTATTGGTGGTGCACAGGAAGAATATTATGCACCAACAAATACTGATTTTGGTACAATTAAAGGATTAGCATTCTCTTTGGATGTTTCCAGAGTAAGCTATTTCTCAATGTCTTTTAATTATACTTATTCCATTGCAGAGGGAACCGGTTCATCAACAAGTTCAAACTTTGTCGCTGCGTTTAGAAATACTGGTAGAGATAGAATCCCTAAGGTTATTGCACCACTTGATTTCGATCAGCGACATACTGGAACTATTAACCTTGATTTCTATGTACCTAAAGGTGACCTTGGTATTTTTGAATTGCTTAGTGCAAATGTATTGATCTCTTTCAATAGTGGAAGACCATATACACCACTTAAAGAACAAAATCTTTTAGTTGGAAATACCAACTATGGTGATACAAAAGGATATGTTAATTCTGCTTATGGTCCGGGAAACTTTAGAGTTGATTTGAAACTTGAGAAAGGATTTGCTTTGGGTAATGCAATGTTTACACCTTATTTATGGATTGAAAACTTGTTTGACGCAGACAATGTTGTAAATGTTTACCGTTCAACCGGTTCTCCGTTGACTACTGGATGGCTCAATACTCCGAACGGAAGAACATATGCTGAGAGTACTCCTAATCCTGAAAAATTCAAACAGGATTATCAATCTCTTGAACGAAATCCATTTAATTTCGGAATACCAAGAACGATAAAAGTTGGATTTAAGGTTAATTTTTCAAACATAACCTTTTAATTGATGCTGAATAATTAGAGAGGAAATAAAAATGAGAAATAAAAACATAATAATTAAACTTTTTACTATCATCTTATTGGTAATCGTGTCATTAGCTTTTACCAGTGGTGATGGTGGTAAGAAAACTACCTATAAAGGGAACCTTTATGCCGGTGATTCTTATAGGTTCTTTATAAATAATATCGAAATGCCGATGAACTGGGAAGGTGTTCTGGCTGATGTTTCCAT
This genomic window contains:
- a CDS encoding TonB-dependent receptor — protein: MKRIFTVLIGTLLLSFSLYAQSGVGKLSGKVIDADTKEPLVGANIVILNTDWGAATNVEGEYFVLNIPPGNYDVRFSYVGYAPKTVQNVRIVAGVTYELNVELSTDFTLPEIVIQDKKFFEEKATNTKKVIDSEQINRLPVKGVEKLASLQSGVVMSEGSGGSDGNATINVRGGRGGEVLYIVDGIPQNDVFTGSNYSQVSNAAIEQIAFEIGGYEAKYGQAQSGIVNVTTKTGSANYSLYADVLTSSYTDNYGYNLYTGTIGGPIIPGNPKQTFFLSFERGWFKDSDPRAINYEFPSIGKSYDFIPENDAGVYRITARTSHGFGDWTARLGANINTRDYRGVVQSYMKNNAEHNTRNKEMNQSYTLRLSQNVSSNSFWNLTAGYKFFKQESGDGLWFDDIEAYGDSAKNAQKFGIILPANGQRIQFDENGIFARNGRMWNNYSKYQSNTISGDFDFTSQIENHLIEVGFGANYHTIRNYSIAPIGLALPSLQSLTPEERYKTLTPSVIGFDIFGKEETSEDNAELTKFAPRNPLLAYGYIQDRFELEDLVLNVGVRFDYFDTKADILKNPELPYAAGNPQEFDAADFVKKKAEFKVSPRIGLGFPVTATTVFHAQYGKFIQQPSLNQLYAARFDYDFLLSDAQATFLNGQVNSEETTQYEVGFRQVLGNVAALNITAFYKNTRGLINQQVVFFSRTIGGAQEEYYAPTNTDFGTIKGLAFSLDVSRVSYFSMSFNYTYSIAEGTGSSTSSNFVAAFRNTGRDRIPKVIAPLDFDQRHTGTINLDFYVPKGDLGIFELLSANVLISFNSGRPYTPLKEQNLLVGNTNYGDTKGYVNSAYGPGNFRVDLKLEKGFALGNAMFTPYLWIENLFDADNVVNVYRSTGSPLTTGWLNTPNGRTYAESTPNPEKFKQDYQSLERNPFNFGIPRTIKVGFKVNFSNITF